The nucleotide sequence ACCGGTGAATGGGCGCTGCGCCTGCTGCTGCTGACACTGGCGATGACACCCTTGCGACAACTCACCAAATGGCAGGAACCGATCCGCGTGCGGCGCCTCGTCGGCCTCTGGGCCTTCGCCTTCGTCTGCCTGCATTTCGCCGCCTACCTGACATTCGACCTCGGCTTCTCGCCGATCCAGCTGGGCCGCGATCTGGTCAAGCGCACCTACATCACCATCGGCTTCGCCGCCTGGCTGTTGTTGCTACCGCTGGCCATCACCTCCACCCAAGGTTGGCAGCGTCGGCTCAAGCGCCGCTGGAAGCAGTTGCACAAGGCCGTTTACGCCGCCGCGATCCTCGGCGCCGTGCACTTCATCTGGCTGGTCAAGGCCGACCTGCGCGAACCGCTGATCTATGCCGCGATTCTTGCCGTGCTGCTGGGATGGCGGGTGCCGTGGCGCAGGCTCATAAAGCGAGCAAGCCCGGCGACGGCGTAGTCTCTCAAGAACCTGGCGGTGAGGTGCGGGACGCAAGCATCGCAATGCCGTCGGAAGCAGCCGATACTTGCCGCCTCTCACAAGCAACAGGGTGTCCCAATGGGCCGCATGATCCTCGACGAATCCCGCATCCATCCGGCAGCCCGCGAACAGATTGCCTCGAACCACCGCGAGATCGTGGACGAAGTCGCCACCGCGGTGGATCAGCACGACATCGTCATCGTCGGCATGGCACAGAACCCGTTCCCCAAGAAGGCGCGCAAGCTGCTGGACGGCGCCGGACTGGCCTACGAATATCTGGAATACGGCAGCTATTGGAAAATGTGGCGGCCCCGAACCGCGCTGAAGATGTGGACCGGCTGGCCCACGTTTCCGCAAATCTTCGTCAAGCAGCAATTCATCGGCGGCGGCGCCGAACTCAAGCAGCTGCTGAACTCAGGCGAACTCGCCAGCCTGCTGGCTGCCTGAACGAGCTTGGAAGCACGTCGCTTGCTTGAGGCAGCAAGCCATCGTCGGCCAGACGTTACTGCACAGCCAGCCCGAGTCGGACAGGAGCATCGTCACTTGAGCGCGAGATCGCGGCGTCCTTCAGCGCAGTGCATTTCTAAGCTTGAAGCCGGACAAATCGACTCCGCGCAAATCTGCTCCTGAAAAGCCGGCACCGATAGCCGTTGCATTGGCTATGCTTCCCCCATCGAAATCAGCGTTCCGAAAGTCCGCCCCGGAATGGTCCGCTTCGCTCAGATCAAATCGCGATTTCCCGGGACCACTATCCCGGACCGGCGTAACCAGTGCCGTTCAGCCGCTTAGCAGGTCGTGCTTCAGGCGTTCGATCATCCGCTGATCGACACCCGTCTCGGCCAGATAGTTTTCGACCGAGCCGCACTGCGACTCGATGGACGCGAACGCGGCCTCGATATAGGCCGCTTCTACGCCCAGCATCATCATCACGGCGTCGTCAGACAGCACTTGGCCATGCCGCTGCTTCGCGCTGGCCTGCAGCGGGCCGGCCAAGGCCATGAGGCTGGCCTGCCTCGCCGAAAGCAGATACTCGGAAACGATCGCTTCACGGGGTACGCCGAGGCAATGCAGGATCAACGCCGCCAGTACGCCGGTGCGGTCCTTGCCGACCGCACAGTGCACGAGGATTCGGCCGCCATCACTGGCCAGGCGCTGGATCGCCTGGGAAAACACCGGGCGATAGAGCGGGTCGAACGGGAGCTCGCGGTTGAGCTCCAGATAGAACTCCATCACGGTTTGGCGATTCAACCGTCCCTCGCGGACCAGCGCCTCGTGCGGTGCTTCTGCTTCGCGATTGCTGCCGTGCGAGACGATGCGCACCGCGTAGTGCTCCGGCCAGGGGGAACGGTGGGACTGCTGTTCGTCGAGATAGCGCAGATCAGCGATCACGCTGAAGTCCAGGCCGATGATTCCACGCAGGTCGGTCTCGCTCACGCCTGAAAGCTGACCGCAGCGATACAAGCGGTCGGAGCGGACACGTCGGCCGTCCAGGGTGGACAGGCCACCAAAATCACGGAAATTGATCAGACTTTTCATATCGGGATTCAATGCTTCGATAACCAACCGGACTGTCGCTTCCTTGGGCGAGAGGATCGGCCTCAAGATCATTCAGGCCCGCGCCCATTGCGCACATGATTGTGTGTTTTCCCCGGCCGCTTCAATCTCACCAAAGGACTGTACAGCGGTTGCGCTACATTCTTGAGTCGTAAGCGGTGTCGGCCGGTGTGTTTTCGCATTTGTCTTTCGTCGTTCAGGAGTGATGTCCGGCCGAATTGTCCGAAAAATCATTGTGCCCCTCTCAAGGACTTTCAGCGCGTCGGAGCAGCCACCGAACGCGGCCAGACGCCGAGCACCGCGCCGGCAATCAGGACTGCGCTCGCCAGTGCGAACACCATGGCGCTGCCGTGCGGCCGCACCAACAGCCACGGCAGGCTCAAGGCACCCAGTGCCTGCGCGCCGGCGAACGACAGGGTTGCGGTGGCCCAGGCGCGGGTCATCGCGCTGCGTGGCAACAACTCGCCGAGGCGACCGGAGGCCAGGGTGACCAGACCGATGCCGAGCGCGCCGGTCAGCACCGAAGACACGATCAGGGCCGGCGCGGCCACCGACAGCAGCGGCATCGCCACGGCTCCCGCCATCGCCAGCAAAGCCATCCAGAACGCGCGACGAAAGCCGATGCGATCCGCCATCAGCCCCAGCACCGCGGGACCGATTGCGGCACCGCCGCCGAGCAGCATCAGTTGACTGGCGCCACCACCAACACCACGGCCCAGTTCGCGCGCCACGAAATCGCTCCATAGCAAAGCATGCGGCACGAAGCCGAAGCCGCAGCAACCGTAGGCCAGCACGACGCGAATCGTGGCCGCGTCCATGCGGTGATTTTCTGTTTGCGGAGACGCGGCCGGGAATGGCCGGATGTTCGGCAGGCCGAACCCTGCCAGCACGGCGGCCAATGCCGCAATCAGCGCGAATCCGATCCAGATTGCCTTGGTGCCCAGCGGCAGCAACAGCGGTGTCATCGCACCGGACAACAGGGCGCCAACACCGATTCCGGCAAACACCAGCCCCGAGCAGCGCCCACGCCATTGGGGCGGCACGCTTTCCAGCACGGCCGGCCCGACCAGCACCATGAGCCCGGCACCGACCGCCCCGGACAGCCAGCGCCATAACGCGAGTTGCGCGAAGGAATCGGTCCAGAGGAAGGCCAGGAAACTGGCGGCCGCGCCCAGCAGCATCAGCACGCTGCCCAGCCGGACCGGCACCGTCGCACCGCGACGGCGCATGATCAGGGTGCCGCCGAGATAACCCAGAAAATTGGCGCCGCCCAGCAGCGCCGCGTGGTGCGGCGAGAATCCGCTGCGCTCGACCAGCAGCGGAATCATCGGCATGAAGCCGAAGCGCGCCAGGCCGATGCCGACCAGCATGCACGCCAGACCGGCCGCCGTGATGCGGGCGGTCTGGGCGAACGAGGGCACAAGCGGCGGCGTGCTTGGAACGTTGCGCAAAACGAGTCAGGTCCGTGCGGGGCGTGCCAGCCTAACGGCTTGGGCACGGTCGTGCCCGACCTCGCACGCCACAGCCGGATTCATGTGGCTACTTCCAGGCCGACAGCACGCTGGTGGCGCGCGCCGCCGCGGCCGCGCGCTTTTCCACACCCAATTTGATGAAGACCTGTTCCAGATGCTTGTTGACGGTGCGCGGACTGATGCCGAGGATCTCGCTGATTTCACGATTGGCCTTGCCGCGGCTGACCCACAGCAGCACCTCGGCCTCGCGCTGGGTCAGCGGCAGCGCGTCCTTCAGCTGCCGCGCTTCGGCCTGCTCCTGGGCATCGCCGTCACTGAGCAGTTCGACCACGCGGAACAGGAATTCTCCGGGCTCGGTGGAGCTGACGAAGGTGAATTGCAGGCGCCGGTTTTCGCGCAGCAGATCGCCGCTGTGGCCGCCGGCCCGCAGATCGCGCAGCCAGGCCGCAACATCGGCCGGCAGTCGCGCCGCGCGATCGGTTTCGTACGGAAACAGTTGCGCCAGCAACTGCTCGGCACGCGGCGTACACCACAGCAACTGCCCATCGGCATCGGTGGAAACCAGGAACCGGCCGGTGGCGTCCAGCGCGCGACTGGACGCCTGCACCGCGCGTGCATTGGCCAGATGCACGCGTATGCGCGCCAGCAGTTCGTCGACGACGATCGGTTTGGTCACGTAGTCGACGCCGCCGGCATCGAGCCCTTCGATCACGTGTTCGGAGTCGCTGAGTCCGGTCATGAAGATCACCGGAAGATGGGCCAGCGACTTCTCCCGCTTGATCCTGCGGCAGGCCTCGAATCCGCCCATGCCGGGCATCACCGCATCCATCAGGATCAGGTCGGGCGTGATCTGCCCGAGCAGTTTCAGCGCGCTCTCACCGTCGGTGGCCACCAGCACCGTGGCGCCCAGCGCGTCGAGCGTATCGGTCAGAAAGCTCAGGGTTTCCGGTGTGTCGTCGACCACCAACACGATGTCGCGGCGGCGCGTTTCAGCTGGCATCGGGCAGCGCCTGTTCGAGGGTGAAAACGTAGCGCTTGAGGTCGAAATCCGAGATCAGGGTGCGCAGCTGCACCGCCAGTGCCTGGTTCTCGGAGTTGGCCGATTCCATTTCGCGCAGCTTGGCCTCGATACCGCGCACATGACCGATCCTGCCGAGCTGCAGCAGCTCTTCCAGATACGGCAGCGCGCTCAGGGGCACCCTGGGACTGTCACTGCTGGCGGGCTCGCTGGGACTACCCGCATCGGCCGGTTCGGCCTGGAAAATCCAGTCGAGCTTGAGCAAGGTACCGACGGTATCAAGCATCACGTCGACATTGATCGGCTTCATCAGAAAGGCATCGTGCGGCGCCCCCTCGCCACCGGGGCTGTACTCGTGCGCGTTCGCGGACACCATCATGATCCTGAGGCTGCGGCCCGCCCGCTCGCGCAATATGCGCGCGGTTTCCCAGCCGCCGATGCCGGGCATGGCGATGTCCAGCAGCACCAGATCGGGGCTGATGTCCGCCGCCAGCGACAGCGCTTCCTCGCCACTGGCCGCGTAGAGCAAGGCGAAGCCCAGCGG is from Gammaproteobacteria bacterium and encodes:
- a CDS encoding sulfoxide reductase heme-binding subunit YedZ; translated protein: MNRLLVFRVAIWALSLGVLGRLVWLGFHAGLGPNPVEFIEHYTGEWALRLLLLTLAMTPLRQLTKWQEPIRVRRLVGLWAFAFVCLHFAAYLTFDLGFSPIQLGRDLVKRTYITIGFAAWLLLLPLAITSTQGWQRRLKRRWKQLHKAVYAAAILGAVHFIWLVKADLREPLIYAAILAVLLGWRVPWRRLIKRASPATA
- a CDS encoding glutaredoxin, translated to MGRMILDESRIHPAAREQIASNHREIVDEVATAVDQHDIVIVGMAQNPFPKKARKLLDGAGLAYEYLEYGSYWKMWRPRTALKMWTGWPTFPQIFVKQQFIGGGAELKQLLNSGELASLLAA
- a CDS encoding pentapeptide repeat-containing protein, yielding MVTPVRDSGPGKSRFDLSEADHSGADFRNADFDGGSIANATAIGAGFSGADLRGVDLSGFKLRNALR
- a CDS encoding tyrosine-protein phosphatase, yielding MKSLINFRDFGGLSTLDGRRVRSDRLYRCGQLSGVSETDLRGIIGLDFSVIADLRYLDEQQSHRSPWPEHYAVRIVSHGSNREAEAPHEALVREGRLNRQTVMEFYLELNRELPFDPLYRPVFSQAIQRLASDGGRILVHCAVGKDRTGVLAALILHCLGVPREAIVSEYLLSARQASLMALAGPLQASAKQRHGQVLSDDAVMMMLGVEAAYIEAAFASIESQCGSVENYLAETGVDQRMIERLKHDLLSG
- a CDS encoding MFS transporter, whose product is MPSFAQTARITAAGLACMLVGIGLARFGFMPMIPLLVERSGFSPHHAALLGGANFLGYLGGTLIMRRRGATVPVRLGSVLMLLGAAASFLAFLWTDSFAQLALWRWLSGAVGAGLMVLVGPAVLESVPPQWRGRCSGLVFAGIGVGALLSGAMTPLLLPLGTKAIWIGFALIAALAAVLAGFGLPNIRPFPAASPQTENHRMDAATIRVVLAYGCCGFGFVPHALLWSDFVARELGRGVGGGASQLMLLGGGAAIGPAVLGLMADRIGFRRAFWMALLAMAGAVAMPLLSVAAPALIVSSVLTGALGIGLVTLASGRLGELLPRSAMTRAWATATLSFAGAQALGALSLPWLLVRPHGSAMVFALASAVLIAGAVLGVWPRSVAAPTR
- a CDS encoding response regulator, translated to MPAETRRRDIVLVVDDTPETLSFLTDTLDALGATVLVATDGESALKLLGQITPDLILMDAVMPGMGGFEACRRIKREKSLAHLPVIFMTGLSDSEHVIEGLDAGGVDYVTKPIVVDELLARIRVHLANARAVQASSRALDATGRFLVSTDADGQLLWCTPRAEQLLAQLFPYETDRAARLPADVAAWLRDLRAGGHSGDLLRENRRLQFTFVSSTEPGEFLFRVVELLSDGDAQEQAEARQLKDALPLTQREAEVLLWVSRGKANREISEILGISPRTVNKHLEQVFIKLGVEKRAAAAARATSVLSAWK